A genomic segment from Chitinophaga niabensis encodes:
- a CDS encoding restriction endonuclease subunit S, whose protein sequence is MIESILKGFEVWTDAQGVKSKGRSKSIDNISLEGIARLRELIFDIAVQGKLVDQNIKEEPATILLDTLEKEKEKLTKDSKFKSSQFNSIEPFQIPGSWQWTYLENIALDIHYGFNAASNPANKGIKLLRITDIQNDDVNWETVPGCEISKDQIPNYLLENGDILIARTGGTIGKSYLVSNLNLEAVFASYLIRVKKLPSSYSDFIKIYLGSKLYWKQLYESSMGTGQPNVNGTSLKKLMIPFPPLAEQKRIVAKVDELMFLCDQLEEQQTANLTTHHYLVKILLETLTNAADANELQIAWEKLSEHFDTLFCTEDSIEQLKQTILQLAIMGRLVKQDSNDEPASQLIERIIEEKGILIEEGKLKKQNILADIKDEEKPYSIPESWSWVRLGNITSKIGSGSTPRGGNNVYADSGILFLRSQNIRNEGLLLDDVVYIDEETNKKMSNTIVLPNDILLNITGGSLGRCTIFPAEEKIANVSQHVTIIRPSVPDSTLYLHSCILSPYIQDLIWGRQIGANREGLSKRILEQFEIPFPPLEEQKRIVAKVQELLSICDSLSMRITKSRGKQNMLSVTIVESVIA, encoded by the coding sequence ATGATAGAAAGTATTTTAAAAGGCTTTGAAGTTTGGACTGATGCTCAAGGAGTAAAATCCAAAGGCAGGTCAAAAAGCATAGACAATATTAGTCTTGAAGGAATTGCAAGATTAAGAGAGCTAATTTTTGATATAGCAGTTCAAGGCAAATTAGTCGATCAAAATATTAAAGAGGAACCTGCTACTATATTACTTGACACACTTGAAAAGGAAAAAGAAAAGCTAACTAAGGACAGTAAGTTTAAAAGCAGCCAATTTAATAGTATCGAACCCTTCCAGATCCCAGGATCCTGGCAGTGGACTTATTTAGAAAATATTGCTTTAGATATTCATTACGGTTTTAATGCCGCATCTAATCCTGCAAACAAAGGAATAAAATTACTTAGAATAACGGATATTCAAAATGACGATGTTAATTGGGAGACTGTTCCAGGCTGTGAAATTAGTAAAGATCAGATTCCAAACTATCTTTTAGAGAACGGAGATATACTGATTGCCAGAACAGGTGGAACGATTGGGAAGTCATACCTGGTTTCAAATTTAAATCTTGAAGCTGTTTTTGCATCATATTTAATTAGAGTGAAAAAGCTTCCATCATCCTATTCTGATTTTATTAAAATATATCTTGGAAGTAAGCTTTATTGGAAGCAGCTTTATGAAAGCTCAATGGGAACAGGGCAACCCAATGTAAATGGCACGTCTTTGAAAAAGTTGATGATACCCTTTCCTCCATTGGCTGAACAAAAGCGAATTGTTGCAAAGGTTGATGAGTTAATGTTTTTATGCGACCAGTTGGAAGAACAACAAACAGCAAATCTTACCACACATCACTACCTTGTGAAAATCCTTTTAGAAACCCTTACAAACGCTGCTGACGCAAATGAACTACAAATAGCGTGGGAAAAGCTATCTGAACACTTTGATACTTTGTTTTGCACAGAAGATAGTATTGAGCAATTGAAACAAACAATTTTGCAGTTGGCAATTATGGGGAGGCTTGTGAAGCAAGACTCAAATGATGAGCCGGCAAGTCAATTGATTGAAAGAATAATAGAGGAAAAGGGAATACTAATTGAAGAAGGAAAGCTGAAAAAACAAAATATCTTAGCTGATATTAAAGATGAAGAAAAACCGTACTCAATTCCGGAAAGTTGGAGTTGGGTAAGACTGGGAAATATTACAAGCAAAATTGGTTCTGGAAGTACGCCAAGAGGTGGGAATAATGTGTATGCTGATTCAGGAATTCTATTCCTTCGTTCTCAAAACATACGAAATGAGGGACTATTACTAGATGACGTAGTTTACATAGATGAGGAAACAAACAAGAAAATGTCAAATACCATTGTTTTACCAAATGATATTCTTTTAAATATTACAGGAGGGTCACTGGGACGCTGTACTATATTTCCTGCTGAAGAAAAAATTGCGAATGTAAGCCAGCACGTTACAATAATCCGACCATCTGTTCCTGATTCGACCTTGTATTTACATAGTTGTATTTTATCTCCATATATCCAGGATTTAATTTGGGGGCGACAAATAGGTGCAAACCGTGAGGGATTGAGTAAAAGAATCCTTGAGCAATTTGAAATCCCTTTTCCTCCATTAGAAGAACAAAAGCGTATTGTTGCAAAAGTTCAAGAGCTGCTTTCCATTTGTGATTCACTTTCTATGAGAATCACGAAAAGTCGGGGAAAGCAGAATATGCTTTCTGTAACTATCGTTGAAAGTGTAATCGCATGA
- a CDS encoding type I restriction-modification system subunit M, whose translation MSNVSGVIKSIQDIMRKDVGVDGDAQRISQLVWLFFLKILDDREEELEITEDYYKSPLPEKLRWRNWAKDSEGITGDELLNFVNNELFPTLKNELKVDGEGSKRALVIKNVFEDAYNYMKSGTLLRQVINKICEINFNASSDRHTFGSIYEQILKDLQSAGNAGEFYTPRAVTTFIVDRIAPKLEETVLDPACGTGGFLTNVIEYKREHFVKSTADEEILQKTIFGVEKKALPHMLCITNMILHGIDVPINVKHDNTLARPLRDYSNADRVNIVVTNPPFGGMEEDGIENNFPSAFRTRETANLFMALIMHILKNEGRAAVVLPDGFLFGEGIQTRLKEKLLTECNLHTIVRLPNGVFNPYTGIRTNILFFTKGKPTEHVWYYEHPYPKGVVNYNKTKPMRFEEFEAEIKWWGIEKDGFAARVENEQAWKISVEDIKNRKYNLDIKNPHIGEQISHDPDELLAQYKEEQNEISKLRNQLKGILAEALSK comes from the coding sequence ATGAGTAATGTTTCAGGTGTTATAAAGTCCATCCAGGACATAATGCGTAAAGACGTTGGTGTAGATGGAGACGCACAACGCATCAGCCAGTTGGTTTGGCTCTTTTTTTTAAAAATATTGGATGACCGTGAAGAAGAACTGGAAATAACAGAAGACTATTATAAATCTCCTTTGCCTGAAAAACTTCGTTGGCGTAATTGGGCAAAAGATTCAGAAGGTATAACAGGAGATGAGTTATTGAATTTTGTAAACAATGAATTATTTCCAACCTTAAAGAACGAGTTAAAGGTTGATGGAGAAGGCAGCAAAAGAGCATTAGTCATCAAAAATGTTTTTGAAGATGCCTATAACTACATGAAGTCTGGTACTTTGCTTCGCCAGGTAATCAACAAAATATGTGAAATCAACTTCAATGCATCCAGCGATCGCCACACATTCGGAAGTATTTACGAGCAAATTTTAAAAGACCTTCAAAGTGCCGGCAATGCTGGTGAGTTCTATACACCCCGAGCAGTAACGACATTTATAGTTGACAGAATTGCTCCAAAGTTAGAAGAAACGGTCCTTGACCCAGCTTGTGGAACAGGTGGATTCCTAACCAATGTAATTGAATACAAAAGAGAACATTTTGTTAAGTCCACAGCAGACGAAGAAATTTTACAAAAAACCATTTTCGGAGTGGAAAAAAAAGCATTACCACACATGCTTTGCATCACCAATATGATATTGCATGGGATTGATGTGCCAATAAATGTGAAGCATGATAACACACTTGCCCGACCGTTAAGGGATTATTCTAATGCCGACAGAGTAAATATTGTGGTAACCAATCCGCCATTTGGAGGAATGGAGGAAGATGGAATTGAAAACAACTTTCCTTCTGCTTTCCGAACAAGAGAAACGGCTAATCTCTTTATGGCTCTTATCATGCATATTCTGAAAAATGAAGGCAGAGCAGCCGTTGTTTTACCAGATGGTTTTTTATTCGGAGAAGGTATTCAAACACGGTTGAAGGAAAAACTATTGACCGAATGTAATCTTCATACCATTGTTCGTTTACCCAATGGAGTTTTCAATCCTTACACTGGCATAAGAACAAACATTCTCTTTTTTACCAAAGGAAAACCAACAGAACATGTTTGGTATTATGAGCATCCATATCCCAAAGGCGTGGTGAATTACAACAAAACAAAACCAATGCGTTTTGAAGAGTTTGAGGCGGAGATAAAATGGTGGGGAATTGAGAAAGATGGTTTTGCAGCAAGGGTAGAAAATGAACAAGCTTGGAAGATTTCTGTGGAGGATATTAAAAACAGGAAGTACAACCTTGATATTAAGAACCCGCACATAGGAGAACAGATAAGTCACGATCCTGACGAGCTGCTTGCTCAATACAAAGAGGAGCAGAATGAAATATCAAAACTCCGCAATCAGTTAAAAGGAATTTTGGCGGAAGCTTTATCCAAATAG
- the hsdR gene encoding EcoAI/FtnUII family type I restriction enzme subunit R — MNKKELSERDIENIFITPAIVKAGWDLHTQIRTQVTLTPGPVIVRGEMSTRNNKKKKFADYVLSWKPGTRVAVVEAKDNNCTVSHGMQQALGYATILGVPSAFSSNGDAFASHNKVAADGEDIETEFSLEQFPNPKELWERYKKMHNIKDEEEPLVLQPYYSDGSNKEPRYYQVEAINRTIEAVAKGDKRILLVMATGTGKTYTTFQIIWRLWKAKAVKRVLFLVDRNILADQTLVNDFKPFGSVMTKIKNRKIDPSYEIHLGLYQAMTGPYEEDKIYKSVSPDFFDLIVIDECHRGSAAEDSAWREILAYFNNAIQIGLTATPKETEYVSNMTYFGPPVYTYSLKQGIQDGFLAPYKVVKIDIDKDVDGWIPPDGMTDDLGEEIEKRTYNQVDMDRILVLNQRTRLVANRVMQLLKATDPFSKTIIFCEDIDHAERMRKAIVNAAGKLAIDNPKYVMRITGDSIEGKNELDNFIDPESKFPVIATTSDLMTTGVDAKTCKLIVLDKTINSMTTFKQIIGRGTRIDEENKKFYFTIMDFKKATEHFSDPEFDGEPVIIFNPNPDDDPVPPDPEPDDDEEGDDDDDDQTGGEGRRKIIVSGVPAKIKSERIEYLGEDGKLIIESYKDFSKKKVQQEFTSLDDFLRKWNDANKKQIIIDLLEEHGVVLENLADIVGRDFGDFDLICHVAFGQKPLTRKERANNVKKRDYFTKYGEQARAVLQGLLDLYADKGVISIENPKVLKLKPFSDIGTPLEIIKDIFGGKDKYEQAIKELENELFKQDNVA, encoded by the coding sequence ATGAACAAAAAAGAGTTAAGCGAAAGAGATATTGAAAATATATTCATTACTCCTGCTATAGTTAAAGCTGGCTGGGATCTCCATACCCAGATCAGAACACAAGTCACACTCACTCCTGGCCCCGTGATTGTTCGTGGAGAAATGTCCACAAGAAATAATAAGAAGAAAAAGTTTGCTGACTACGTTTTGTCATGGAAACCCGGAACAAGGGTGGCGGTAGTTGAAGCCAAGGACAACAATTGCACCGTAAGCCATGGAATGCAGCAAGCATTGGGTTATGCAACTATTTTAGGTGTTCCAAGTGCTTTTAGTTCAAATGGTGATGCATTTGCATCTCACAATAAAGTTGCTGCTGATGGTGAAGATATAGAAACCGAATTTTCATTGGAGCAGTTTCCTAATCCTAAAGAGTTGTGGGAACGCTACAAGAAAATGCACAATATCAAAGATGAAGAAGAGCCGCTCGTATTACAACCATATTATTCCGATGGCTCAAACAAAGAACCAAGATACTATCAAGTTGAAGCAATAAACAGAACAATTGAAGCTGTTGCAAAAGGAGATAAACGGATTCTTCTGGTTATGGCGACAGGTACAGGAAAAACATACACAACTTTTCAAATCATTTGGAGACTGTGGAAAGCTAAAGCAGTAAAAAGAGTGCTCTTTCTCGTTGACAGGAACATTCTCGCTGATCAAACATTAGTAAATGATTTTAAGCCTTTTGGTTCTGTCATGACCAAAATAAAAAACAGGAAAATTGACCCCTCATACGAAATTCACTTAGGGTTATATCAAGCGATGACAGGTCCATACGAGGAAGACAAAATCTATAAAAGTGTTTCGCCCGACTTTTTTGACCTGATTGTTATCGATGAGTGTCACAGAGGGAGTGCGGCAGAAGATTCAGCATGGAGAGAAATTTTAGCTTATTTCAATAATGCTATTCAAATTGGCTTAACTGCAACTCCAAAGGAAACAGAATATGTTTCCAATATGACATATTTCGGTCCCCCGGTTTACACTTATAGCCTAAAGCAAGGCATTCAGGATGGATTCCTTGCTCCTTACAAGGTTGTCAAAATTGACATTGACAAAGATGTTGATGGCTGGATACCACCAGATGGCATGACTGATGATTTAGGTGAAGAAATAGAAAAACGCACCTACAACCAGGTTGACATGGACAGAATCCTTGTTTTAAATCAGCGAACCAGGTTGGTAGCAAACCGGGTTATGCAATTGTTAAAAGCTACCGATCCGTTTTCAAAAACAATAATTTTTTGCGAAGATATTGACCATGCGGAAAGAATGCGAAAAGCAATTGTTAATGCCGCAGGGAAATTAGCTATCGACAATCCAAAATACGTAATGCGAATTACTGGCGACAGCATTGAAGGCAAAAATGAGTTGGATAATTTCATTGACCCTGAAAGCAAATTTCCAGTAATAGCAACTACCTCTGATTTGATGACTACAGGGGTAGATGCTAAAACTTGTAAACTGATTGTTCTGGATAAAACTATTAACTCCATGACCACATTCAAGCAAATTATTGGACGTGGCACCCGAATCGATGAGGAAAACAAAAAGTTTTATTTCACTATCATGGATTTTAAAAAAGCAACTGAACATTTCAGTGACCCTGAATTTGATGGTGAGCCGGTAATTATTTTCAATCCTAACCCGGATGACGACCCTGTTCCACCCGATCCTGAACCAGATGATGATGAAGAAGGAGATGATGATGATGATGACCAGACAGGAGGGGAAGGAAGAAGAAAGATTATAGTAAGCGGGGTTCCTGCTAAAATCAAAAGCGAGCGAATTGAATATTTAGGAGAAGATGGCAAACTAATTATCGAATCTTATAAAGACTTCAGTAAGAAAAAGGTGCAGCAGGAGTTTACTTCATTAGATGATTTTCTAAGAAAGTGGAATGATGCAAACAAAAAACAAATCATCATTGATTTACTGGAAGAGCATGGTGTTGTTTTAGAAAATCTTGCTGACATTGTTGGGAGAGATTTCGGTGACTTCGATTTGATATGTCATGTAGCCTTTGGACAAAAACCATTAACCAGAAAAGAAAGGGCCAACAATGTGAAGAAGCGGGACTACTTTACAAAGTATGGCGAACAGGCAAGAGCTGTTCTGCAAGGTTTGCTGGACCTGTATGCAGATAAAGGTGTAATCAGTATCGAAAATCCAAAGGTATTAAAACTTAAGCCGTTTAGTGACATCGGAACACCTCTGGAGATTATCAAAGACATTTTTGGGGGCAAAGACAAATACGAACAAGCAATAAAAGAACTGGAAAACGAATTATTTAAACAAGATAATGTAGCATGA
- a CDS encoding penicillin acylase family protein encodes MRFIPLILTIALVWALNHRWGSVPAFGMLLSPQHGFWQQAERASIKKEVGLSFKELSGPVEVWLDERMVPHVFAENENDVYFVQGYLHAKDRLWQMELQTYAAAGRLCEVLGPRMLTYDRRQRRLGMVSSAEKTVAAIAKDPASKAQGDAYTAGVNAYIHRLRDRDLPLEYKLLGYRPEPWTNLKTALLLKYMSYDLAYNNTDLEATNARRLFTASEFDQMYPDFSDTLDPIIPKGTVFPAPSFVPVAPSDSVLHATDAFFRFKEDKPDPDNGSNNWAVSGSKTKSGAVILCNDPHLGLSLPSLWYEMQLHTPSFNAYGASLPGAPGIIIGFNDHMGWAVTNGSEDVLDYYRMDFRNGRTEYLFNGAYRKADLHVEEIKIKGEAPFMDTVAYTVWGPVMYDNTFMDSTGKQGFLAVRWKAHDESNELRTFSLLNHAKNYEDYLEALKHYTCPAQNFIYAGKDGNIAIWHNGQYPARWKDQGKFVMPGSDSTYAWQGYIPQAENPHIFNPAQGFVSSANQRPTDSTYPYRLVGEYDLFRGKRANERLREMSSITPEDMMKLQNDNMNLFAVTAIPLLARFLDPVALSAPQKEQFKTIAAWDGQANPDSKAATIFNLWIDELQKDIWDDELGIDSITLEIPLQRTTVLWLLKDSSMRFVDNVRTPAVRETLSDIVLQSFKAAADSAAALDAAGNLAIGKWRGTDIRHLTRSLPALSRMSLNTGGGTHILNATKKTHGPSWRMVVELGPTTKAYGIYPGGQSGNPGSAFYDNMVDDWVAGKYYSLHIYDKAKEPEGLRGKIFFVANK; translated from the coding sequence ATGAGATTTATACCCTTAATTCTTACGATTGCGCTTGTTTGGGCGTTGAATCACAGGTGGGGCAGTGTACCTGCATTTGGCATGCTCCTGAGTCCGCAGCACGGTTTCTGGCAACAGGCAGAGCGTGCATCTATCAAGAAAGAGGTGGGCCTTTCATTTAAAGAGCTTTCCGGCCCGGTGGAAGTATGGCTGGATGAACGCATGGTGCCGCATGTATTTGCCGAAAATGAGAATGATGTTTATTTCGTACAGGGATACCTGCATGCGAAAGACCGTCTCTGGCAGATGGAGCTGCAAACCTACGCGGCGGCGGGGCGGCTGTGCGAAGTGCTGGGCCCTCGTATGCTCACCTACGACCGGCGCCAGCGGAGACTGGGCATGGTATCTTCTGCGGAGAAAACCGTGGCTGCTATTGCCAAAGACCCGGCTTCCAAGGCACAGGGAGATGCTTATACCGCAGGTGTAAATGCTTATATACACCGCCTCAGAGATCGCGATCTTCCTTTGGAGTACAAGCTGCTCGGTTATAGACCGGAGCCATGGACTAATCTTAAAACGGCCTTGCTGCTCAAGTATATGAGCTATGACCTGGCCTATAACAATACGGACCTGGAGGCTACGAATGCACGGCGGTTGTTTACTGCTTCCGAATTTGACCAGATGTATCCGGATTTCTCTGATACACTGGATCCGATCATTCCAAAGGGAACAGTGTTCCCCGCGCCTTCATTTGTGCCTGTAGCGCCTTCTGACAGTGTGTTGCATGCTACGGATGCATTTTTCCGTTTTAAAGAAGATAAACCTGATCCTGATAATGGCAGTAATAACTGGGCAGTGTCCGGCAGTAAAACTAAATCCGGCGCCGTTATTCTCTGTAACGACCCGCATCTTGGGCTGAGCCTTCCCTCTTTATGGTATGAGATGCAGCTGCATACGCCTTCTTTCAATGCGTATGGTGCTTCATTACCTGGTGCGCCAGGGATCATCATTGGTTTCAACGATCATATGGGTTGGGCAGTGACCAATGGGAGCGAGGATGTACTGGATTATTACCGCATGGATTTCCGCAATGGGCGCACGGAATATCTCTTCAATGGTGCCTACCGGAAAGCTGACCTGCATGTGGAAGAAATAAAGATCAAAGGAGAAGCGCCTTTTATGGATACCGTGGCTTATACGGTTTGGGGCCCTGTGATGTATGATAATACTTTCATGGATTCCACGGGTAAACAGGGCTTCCTGGCGGTGCGCTGGAAAGCGCATGATGAATCTAATGAACTGCGGACCTTTTCGCTCTTAAACCATGCTAAGAATTACGAAGATTACCTGGAGGCGTTGAAGCATTATACCTGTCCTGCGCAGAACTTCATCTATGCAGGGAAAGATGGGAATATTGCTATCTGGCATAATGGCCAGTATCCTGCACGCTGGAAAGACCAGGGGAAATTTGTAATGCCGGGATCTGATAGTACTTACGCCTGGCAGGGATATATTCCGCAGGCGGAGAACCCGCATATCTTCAACCCTGCACAGGGATTTGTAAGCTCTGCGAACCAGCGGCCTACGGATAGCACATACCCTTACCGTTTGGTGGGGGAATACGATCTCTTCCGTGGTAAACGCGCGAATGAAAGACTGCGTGAGATGTCTTCCATTACGCCGGAGGATATGATGAAGCTGCAGAACGATAACATGAACCTCTTTGCTGTAACGGCTATTCCTCTTTTGGCGCGTTTCCTTGATCCTGTAGCGCTTTCCGCTCCGCAGAAAGAACAGTTTAAGACCATTGCTGCCTGGGATGGCCAGGCGAACCCGGATTCTAAAGCTGCTACGATCTTCAATCTGTGGATTGATGAATTGCAGAAGGATATTTGGGATGATGAACTTGGTATCGACAGTATTACTTTGGAAATACCATTACAACGGACTACGGTGTTATGGCTGCTGAAAGATTCATCCATGCGCTTTGTAGATAATGTTCGTACGCCTGCTGTTCGTGAAACACTTTCTGATATTGTTCTTCAATCGTTTAAAGCTGCTGCGGATTCCGCTGCTGCTTTGGATGCTGCTGGCAACCTTGCCATTGGTAAATGGAGAGGCACTGATATTCGCCACCTCACGCGTAGTTTGCCTGCTTTAAGCCGTATGAGCCTGAATACTGGCGGAGGTACACATATCCTCAATGCTACCAAGAAAACACATGGGCCTTCCTGGAGAATGGTGGTTGAATTGGGGCCAACTACGAAGGCTTATGGCATTTATCCCGGTGGTCAGAGCGGTAATCCGGGCAGTGCTTTTTATGATAACATGGTGGATGATTGGGTAGCCGGTAAATATTATTCGCTGCATATATATGACAAGGCGAAAGAACCGGAGGGATTGAGGGGAAAGATTTTTTTTGTAGCTAATAAGTAG
- a CDS encoding aminotransferase class I/II-fold pyridoxal phosphate-dependent enzyme, translating into MRKEDFLETALNKRREQHAFRQLRLPGRMIDFCSNDYLGLARSERVQEEAHTISRQLAQVHGSGGSRLLAGNYELVEQAEQVLAKFHEAPAGLIYNSGYDANLGLFSAVPQKGDTIIYDQLIHASIRDGVRLSAATSYSFIHNSVEDLQKKILAVEGGRVFVAVESVYSMDGDTAPLAEITALCDKLGALLIVDEAHATGVIGPRGEGLMQALGLGCFARVHTFGKAVGCHGAIVLGSEVLRDFLINFSRSFIYTTALPPHAIAVILAAYDIFPDMHLERSHLSSLIAQFRKGVPGAGSETPIQVVMAPGNEQARQLAHNLQQEGLDVRAILHPTVPKGQERLRVVLHSFNTAADVDRLITAINI; encoded by the coding sequence ATGCGAAAAGAAGACTTTCTGGAAACAGCATTGAACAAACGCAGGGAGCAGCACGCATTCCGCCAGCTGCGCCTGCCGGGGCGCATGATAGATTTCTGTTCAAATGATTACCTGGGTCTTGCGCGGAGTGAACGGGTGCAGGAAGAAGCACATACGATCAGCCGTCAACTGGCACAGGTGCACGGGAGCGGAGGATCAAGATTATTAGCCGGGAATTACGAGTTGGTGGAACAGGCAGAACAGGTATTGGCAAAGTTCCATGAAGCGCCCGCCGGCCTGATCTATAATTCCGGTTACGATGCCAACCTTGGTTTATTTTCCGCCGTACCGCAAAAAGGCGATACCATCATATATGATCAGCTGATCCATGCATCCATCAGGGATGGTGTGCGTTTATCTGCAGCTACTTCCTACTCCTTCATTCATAACAGCGTAGAAGATCTGCAAAAGAAGATCTTAGCCGTTGAAGGCGGCCGTGTATTTGTGGCCGTGGAATCTGTTTATTCCATGGATGGGGATACTGCCCCGCTGGCGGAGATCACCGCCCTCTGCGATAAACTGGGTGCATTGCTGATCGTGGACGAAGCGCATGCTACCGGCGTAATAGGCCCGAGAGGAGAAGGGTTGATGCAGGCCCTGGGCCTGGGCTGTTTTGCCCGGGTGCATACATTTGGGAAAGCCGTGGGCTGCCATGGAGCGATAGTACTGGGATCTGAGGTGTTGCGGGATTTCCTGATCAATTTCTCCCGTTCGTTCATTTATACCACTGCGCTGCCACCGCATGCCATCGCTGTAATATTGGCCGCGTATGATATATTTCCGGACATGCACCTGGAGCGTTCCCATCTTTCTTCCCTGATCGCACAGTTTCGGAAAGGAGTTCCGGGAGCAGGCAGCGAAACGCCCATCCAGGTGGTAATGGCCCCCGGAAATGAGCAGGCCCGGCAATTGGCGCACAATTTGCAACAGGAGGGCCTGGATGTTCGGGCAATCTTACATCCCACTGTACCTAAAGGGCAGGAGCGTTTGAGGGTGGTACTGCACAGTTTCAACACCGCTGCGGACGTGGACCGCCTGATAACAGCCATTAATATTTAA
- the miaE gene encoding tRNA-(ms[2]io[6]A)-hydroxylase, translating to MSSKVSILGLKLPSDPRWVDLAAISLEEVLTDHAFCEQKAATSCISLIQRYPDRSKLVEELAPIVTEEWGHFRQVLAEMKKRGFTLGKQRKDEYVNELISFQVKGGSPADVLLDRLLIFALIEARSCERFRLLSEGLDDAYLREFYRKFMISEAGHYRLFIDLANEYLPEEKVKERWAEWLEFEAGMIATLKVRGDRMH from the coding sequence ATGAGCAGTAAAGTTTCGATCCTTGGATTAAAATTACCATCGGACCCGCGGTGGGTAGACCTGGCAGCGATTTCGCTGGAAGAAGTATTAACGGATCATGCTTTCTGCGAACAAAAAGCAGCCACCTCCTGCATCTCTCTTATTCAGCGATATCCTGACAGATCAAAACTGGTGGAAGAACTGGCACCCATTGTTACAGAAGAATGGGGGCATTTCAGGCAGGTGCTGGCCGAAATGAAAAAACGCGGCTTCACACTCGGTAAACAACGGAAAGATGAATATGTGAATGAACTGATCTCCTTCCAGGTAAAAGGTGGCTCTCCTGCAGATGTGCTGCTGGACAGGCTCCTGATCTTCGCATTGATCGAAGCCCGCAGCTGTGAACGCTTCCGCCTCTTAAGTGAAGGTCTTGATGATGCTTACCTCCGCGAATTCTACCGTAAGTTCATGATCTCCGAAGCAGGGCACTACCGCCTCTTTATCGATCTCGCCAATGAATACCTGCCGGAAGAAAAAGTAAAGGAACGCTGGGCGGAATGGCTGGAATTTGAAGCAGGTATGATCGCTACACTTAAAGTGCGCGGCGACAGGATGCATTAG